The Zobellia alginiliquefaciens genome contains a region encoding:
- a CDS encoding alpha/beta fold hydrolase, translating to MKQHTRVRKLISQFSVLAIVFFLFYACASVPKLSSETESMITEVMHEPIPEIVTGKTGYAISDGWKLWYESIPAKKNKKGTVILVMGAANDALSWPPSFITNFTDSGYEVVRFDHRGTGLTERLKKTDKDYTLAQMANDHITILDTLKVEKAHIVGVSMGGMIAQISAIENEDRFSSLTSIMSSADLFDSTLPMPSPDVLSQMISAVIKYGIFGGKKSQVKLQFVHKKILMGDATGDISIKPLAEAALYNLTKRDGYHYTAGRQHQKAIEAAKPRYGALSKLKLPVLVIHGKQDPVIPIEHGKKMASIIPEVDSLWIDNMGHDLPDAKIDLISTKILKTIE from the coding sequence ATGAAACAGCATACGAGAGTTAGGAAACTAATTTCGCAATTTTCCGTACTTGCAATAGTATTCTTTCTCTTCTATGCATGCGCCTCCGTTCCCAAGCTCTCCAGTGAAACAGAAAGTATGATTACCGAGGTTATGCATGAACCCATACCTGAGATTGTAACGGGCAAAACTGGTTATGCTATTTCTGACGGCTGGAAGCTTTGGTACGAAAGCATTCCGGCAAAAAAAAACAAAAAAGGCACCGTAATTTTGGTGATGGGCGCTGCAAATGATGCCTTGAGCTGGCCGCCTAGTTTCATTACTAATTTTACTGATTCCGGTTACGAAGTTGTGCGATTTGACCATAGAGGCACGGGGCTGACGGAGCGCTTAAAAAAGACAGATAAAGACTATACTTTAGCACAGATGGCCAACGACCACATTACAATTCTTGATACTCTTAAAGTAGAGAAAGCACATATTGTTGGAGTTTCAATGGGAGGGATGATCGCACAAATAAGCGCCATAGAAAATGAGGACAGGTTTAGCAGCCTTACGTCTATTATGTCTTCTGCCGATCTTTTTGATTCAACCTTGCCAATGCCGTCGCCTGATGTTTTATCTCAAATGATAAGCGCGGTAATCAAATACGGTATTTTTGGCGGTAAAAAAAGCCAGGTAAAGCTTCAATTTGTGCATAAAAAGATTTTAATGGGCGATGCAACAGGCGATATTTCCATAAAACCACTTGCAGAGGCAGCTCTTTATAACCTAACGAAGCGTGATGGATATCATTATACCGCTGGCCGGCAGCATCAAAAAGCTATAGAAGCAGCAAAACCTAGATATGGTGCCCTTTCAAAATTAAAATTACCTGTACTTGTAATTCATGGAAAACAAGATCCCGTTATTCCCATTGAACATGGAAAAAAAATGGCTTCTATTATTCCAGAGGTAGATAGCTTATGGATTGACAATATGGGCCATGATTTACCCGATGCAAAAATAGACCTCATCAGTACTAAAATTTTGAAAACGATAGAATAA
- the brnQ gene encoding branched-chain amino acid transport system II carrier protein, producing MFVINKETKEVLVTAFALFSLFFGAGNLILPPLLGNKSGELWWLVALGFCASAVLIPIMGIMAHAKLQGTIFDFGKKVSPTFGLIYSLLIYIISISLPSPRTAAVTHEMAIQPFFDSPPLLTSIIYFSLVFVFVINRSKILDILGKLLTPAIILILFLIIGTAIFSYDFVFNETVFPNPFSDGILEGYQTFDAIGAVVVGGVIIVSINLKKKNASYDEKKRLIRRSGRLAGLSLFLIYAGLIVTGALMQGEFSADVSRTALLSGISLKTLGGTANLFLSILVSLACFTTAVGIVTGTADFIKYRFHDSQPVYLATAILGCVLGILMGQFNVGYIIAVALPALMFIYPITIVLILLNIVPNKFASEKVFRAVVITTIIFSVPDFLGSIGLTETISKVQFFIPLSPYSLGWVLPAGVVFVAANLLQKKQS from the coding sequence ATGTTTGTCATAAATAAGGAAACCAAAGAGGTCCTAGTTACTGCATTTGCACTGTTCTCATTATTCTTTGGTGCCGGCAATCTTATATTACCTCCACTGCTGGGTAATAAGTCCGGTGAATTGTGGTGGCTCGTTGCTTTGGGTTTTTGTGCTTCCGCTGTACTTATTCCTATAATGGGTATTATGGCACACGCCAAACTGCAGGGCACCATATTCGACTTTGGCAAGAAAGTCTCTCCTACTTTTGGACTTATTTATTCTTTACTCATTTACATTATTTCTATTAGTCTGCCCTCTCCAAGAACGGCTGCTGTAACGCACGAAATGGCTATCCAACCGTTTTTTGACTCGCCGCCCCTTCTAACCAGTATTATATATTTCTCGCTGGTTTTTGTATTTGTTATCAATCGGTCAAAAATTTTGGATATTCTTGGCAAGCTTCTGACCCCTGCCATTATTCTTATTTTATTCCTTATTATAGGTACAGCTATTTTTTCGTATGATTTTGTTTTCAACGAGACGGTATTTCCAAATCCATTTTCTGATGGTATCCTTGAAGGGTATCAGACCTTTGACGCCATTGGAGCCGTAGTTGTAGGCGGTGTAATTATTGTATCCATCAATCTAAAGAAAAAGAATGCTTCTTACGATGAAAAGAAAAGGTTGATCAGGCGTTCAGGTAGGTTGGCCGGTCTAAGCCTGTTTCTTATCTACGCCGGACTTATTGTTACCGGGGCACTTATGCAAGGTGAATTTAGTGCAGACGTTTCACGAACAGCTTTATTGAGTGGAATCAGCTTAAAGACTTTGGGTGGTACCGCCAATCTGTTTCTGAGTATTTTGGTAAGTCTTGCCTGTTTTACCACTGCCGTGGGAATAGTTACAGGAACTGCAGATTTTATAAAATATAGATTTCATGATTCACAGCCCGTATATCTAGCAACAGCTATATTGGGTTGTGTTTTAGGAATTTTGATGGGACAATTTAATGTAGGATATATTATTGCCGTGGCCTTACCGGCACTTATGTTTATCTACCCCATTACTATTGTACTTATTCTTTTAAATATAGTGCCGAATAAATTCGCTTCCGAAAAAGTATTCAGAGCAGTGGTGATAACCACCATTATTTTTAGCGTTCCTGATTTTCTGGGAAGTATTGGACTTACAGAAACTATTTCCAAAGTCCAGTTTTTTATTCCATTAAGTCCTTATAGTCTAGGATGGGTATTACCAGCAGGGGTCGTTTTTGTTGCAGCAAATCTCTTGCAAAAAAAGCAATCATAA
- a CDS encoding aminopeptidase P family protein yields the protein MKYEQIKSSLFIKNRKKFMAEMLPNSIAVFNSNDIYPIGADSTLPFEQHRDLFYLSGADQEETMLILFPDAVAEKHREILFVRETNAHIAVWEGEKLTKEKATEVSGIETIYWLQDFDKVFFDLMTEAETVYFNTNEHYRQAVETQTREDRFIIDCKQKFPAHRVAKSNPILQKIRGVKEPEEIDLMQTACNITDKGFRRVLDFTKPGVWEYEIEAELLHEFIRNRSKGFAYTPIIASGNNANVLHYVENNQQCKSGDLILMDTAAEYANYSSDLTRTIPVNGKFTPRQKEVYEAVLRVKNEATKMLVPGTIWADYHVECGKLMTSELLGLGLLDKVDVRNENKDWPAYKKYFMHGTSHHIGLNTHDYGELKKPMEANMVFTVEPGIYIPEEKMGIRIEDDVVIQEKGEPFNLMANIPIEVDEIEELMNK from the coding sequence ATGAAGTACGAGCAAATAAAGAGTAGTCTATTTATAAAAAATAGAAAGAAATTTATGGCGGAAATGCTGCCAAATAGCATAGCCGTCTTCAATTCCAACGATATTTACCCTATTGGTGCGGATAGCACTTTGCCTTTTGAACAGCATAGAGACCTTTTTTATTTAAGCGGCGCGGACCAGGAAGAAACTATGCTGATTTTATTTCCTGATGCCGTAGCTGAAAAACATCGTGAAATCTTATTCGTAAGAGAAACAAATGCACATATAGCCGTTTGGGAAGGTGAGAAATTGACCAAAGAGAAAGCAACCGAAGTGTCGGGTATTGAAACCATTTATTGGTTACAGGATTTTGATAAGGTATTTTTTGATTTGATGACGGAGGCCGAAACCGTATATTTCAACACAAATGAGCATTATAGACAGGCGGTAGAGACCCAAACGAGGGAAGATCGTTTTATAATAGATTGCAAACAAAAATTTCCTGCGCACCGAGTTGCAAAGAGCAACCCTATACTACAAAAGATCCGTGGAGTGAAAGAGCCAGAAGAAATCGATTTGATGCAGACGGCCTGTAATATTACGGATAAAGGTTTTAGACGTGTTCTTGATTTTACCAAACCGGGAGTTTGGGAGTATGAGATCGAAGCAGAACTTTTGCATGAGTTCATTCGCAACCGTTCTAAAGGGTTCGCATATACGCCTATCATTGCTTCCGGAAACAATGCCAACGTATTACATTATGTTGAAAACAATCAACAGTGTAAAAGTGGGGATTTAATTTTGATGGATACTGCCGCTGAATATGCCAACTACTCATCTGATTTAACGCGAACCATTCCTGTAAACGGAAAATTTACACCACGACAGAAAGAGGTTTATGAAGCCGTTCTTAGAGTAAAAAATGAAGCAACAAAAATGTTGGTGCCTGGTACAATTTGGGCAGATTATCATGTAGAATGTGGTAAACTTATGACTTCAGAGCTTTTAGGTTTAGGTCTATTGGATAAGGTTGACGTTCGGAATGAAAACAAAGACTGGCCAGCGTACAAAAAGTATTTCATGCACGGAACTAGTCACCATATAGGATTGAACACCCACGACTACGGGGAACTGAAAAAACCAATGGAAGCGAATATGGTTTTCACAGTTGAACCTGGTATTTATATCCCTGAAGAAAAAATGGGTATCCGTATAGAAGATGATGTGGTCATCCAAGAAAAAGGAGAGCCCTTTAATTTAATGGCCAATATTCCTATTGAAGTTGATGAGATTGAAGAGTTGATGAATAAGTAA